Proteins encoded together in one Stutzerimonas stutzeri window:
- a CDS encoding efflux RND transporter permease subunit, whose amino-acid sequence MNLSAPFIARPVATMLLSLAILLLGGVSFGLLPVSPLPNMDFPVITVQASLPGASPEIMASSVATPLERSLGSIAGVSQMTSRSSQGSTRIIIQFDLDRDINGAARDVQAAINASRNLLPSGMRSMPTYRKINPSQAPIMVLSLTSEVLGKAELYDIGSTILAQKLSQVSGVGEIQVGGSSLPAVRVELQPQQLEQYGVSLDEVRQTIANGNVRRPKGMVEDADQHWQVRANDQLHQAADYTPLIIRYQDGAALRLGDVARVRDSVEDRYNSGFFNNEQAVLLIVNRQAGANIIETIEGIRRELPALQAIMPGSVDLNIAMDRSPVIRATLHEAERTLLIAVGLVIVLVFLFLGRLRTALIPALAVPVSLVGTFAVMYLFGFSLNVLSLMALILAAGLVVDDAIVVLENIARHIDDGMPPLKAAYVGTREVGFTLLSMNLSLVVVFVSILYMGGIVERLFREFSITLAAAILVSLLVSLTLTPMLCARWLKPHEPEKEGRLQRWSHDAHQWLLRYYDRSLSWALRHRRITLLSLLATIALNVVLYVQVPKTFLPQQDTGQITGFIRGDDGMSFQVMQPKMEIFRKAVLADPAVESVAGFIGGQGGINNAFMIVRLKPLGERKISAQKVIERIRQNQPKVPGGRMFLMADQDLQFGGGRQSSSAYAYTLLASDLNDLRTWVPRVTRALSELPELTSIDANDGEGAQQISLKIDRDAAKRLGIDMSTVTTLLNNAFSQRQISTIYESLNQYQVVMEIDPSYAQYPEVLEQIHVVTGDGRRVPLAAFAHYERSLEEDRVSHDGQFAAENIDFDLAPGVSLDQATLAIERAVAAIGLPSEVQGRLGGTGSAFQTTQEGQPLMILGALLLVYIVLGILYESYIHPLTILSTLPSAGVGALLAIILTGDQFSLISLLGLFLLIGVVKKNAILMIDLALQFERQDKLSPADSIHRACLLRFRPILMTTMAAILGALPLLLGGAEGAEMRQPLGLTIIGGLLLSQILTLYTTPVVYLYLDRLRHRFNSWRGVRTDAALENSL is encoded by the coding sequence ATGAACCTTTCCGCCCCGTTCATCGCCCGCCCGGTGGCGACCATGCTGCTCAGCCTGGCGATCCTGCTGCTGGGTGGAGTCAGCTTCGGCCTGCTACCGGTGTCGCCGCTGCCGAACATGGATTTTCCGGTGATCACCGTGCAGGCCAGCCTGCCGGGCGCCAGCCCGGAGATCATGGCCTCCAGTGTGGCTACGCCACTGGAGCGCTCGCTGGGCAGCATCGCCGGTGTCAGCCAGATGACCAGTCGCAGCAGCCAGGGCTCGACGCGGATCATCATCCAGTTCGATCTGGATCGGGATATCAACGGCGCTGCACGCGACGTGCAGGCGGCCATCAACGCCTCGCGCAACCTGTTGCCCAGCGGCATGCGCAGCATGCCCACCTACCGCAAGATCAATCCGTCCCAGGCACCGATCATGGTGCTTTCGCTGACATCGGAGGTGCTGGGCAAGGCCGAGCTGTACGACATCGGCTCCACCATCCTGGCGCAGAAGCTGTCGCAGGTGTCCGGCGTCGGCGAAATCCAGGTCGGCGGCAGCTCGCTGCCCGCGGTACGGGTCGAGCTGCAGCCGCAGCAGCTGGAACAGTACGGTGTGTCACTGGACGAGGTGCGCCAGACCATCGCCAACGGCAATGTGCGCCGGCCCAAGGGCATGGTGGAGGACGCCGATCAGCACTGGCAGGTGCGCGCCAACGACCAGCTGCACCAGGCGGCCGACTACACGCCGCTGATCATCCGCTACCAGGATGGCGCCGCGCTGCGTCTCGGCGACGTGGCACGGGTGCGGGATTCGGTGGAAGACCGCTACAACAGCGGCTTCTTCAACAACGAGCAGGCGGTGTTGCTGATCGTCAACCGCCAGGCCGGTGCCAACATCATCGAGACCATCGAAGGCATCCGCCGCGAGCTGCCGGCCCTGCAGGCGATCATGCCGGGCAGCGTCGACCTGAACATCGCCATGGACCGCTCGCCGGTGATTCGCGCGACGCTGCACGAGGCCGAGCGCACGCTGCTGATTGCGGTGGGCCTGGTCATCGTGCTGGTGTTCCTGTTCCTCGGCCGCCTGCGCACCGCACTGATCCCGGCGCTGGCGGTGCCGGTGTCGCTGGTGGGCACCTTCGCCGTCATGTACCTGTTCGGGTTCTCGCTCAACGTGCTGTCGCTGATGGCATTGATCCTGGCCGCCGGGCTGGTGGTGGATGACGCCATCGTGGTGCTGGAGAACATCGCACGGCATATCGACGACGGCATGCCGCCGCTGAAGGCGGCCTACGTCGGCACCCGCGAGGTGGGTTTCACGCTGTTGTCGATGAACCTGTCGCTGGTGGTGGTGTTCGTTTCCATCCTTTACATGGGCGGCATCGTCGAGCGGCTGTTTCGCGAGTTCTCCATCACCCTGGCCGCGGCGATTCTGGTGTCGCTGCTGGTTTCGCTGACCCTGACGCCGATGCTCTGCGCCCGTTGGCTCAAGCCGCACGAACCGGAGAAGGAAGGGCGTCTGCAGCGCTGGAGCCACGATGCCCATCAATGGCTGCTGCGCTACTACGATCGCTCGCTGAGCTGGGCGCTGCGTCATCGGCGCATCACCTTGCTGAGCCTGCTGGCGACCATCGCGCTGAACGTGGTGCTCTACGTGCAGGTGCCCAAGACCTTTCTGCCGCAGCAGGACACCGGACAGATCACCGGTTTCATCCGCGGTGACGACGGCATGTCGTTCCAGGTCATGCAGCCGAAGATGGAAATCTTCCGCAAGGCAGTCCTCGCCGACCCGGCGGTGGAAAGCGTGGCCGGCTTCATCGGTGGGCAGGGCGGCATCAACAATGCCTTCATGATCGTGCGGCTGAAACCGCTTGGCGAGCGCAAGATTTCGGCGCAGAAGGTCATCGAGCGCATCCGCCAGAACCAGCCGAAAGTGCCCGGTGGACGCATGTTCCTCATGGCCGACCAGGACCTGCAGTTTGGCGGTGGCCGGCAGAGCAGCTCGGCCTACGCCTATACGCTGTTGGCGAGCGACCTCAACGACCTGCGTACCTGGGTACCGCGGGTAACCCGGGCGCTATCCGAACTGCCGGAGCTCACCAGCATCGACGCCAACGACGGCGAAGGCGCGCAGCAGATCAGCCTGAAGATCGACCGTGACGCGGCCAAGCGCCTGGGCATCGATATGAGCACCGTGACCACGCTGCTCAACAATGCTTTCAGCCAGCGGCAGATATCGACCATCTACGAATCGCTCAACCAGTATCAGGTGGTGATGGAGATCGACCCGAGCTACGCGCAGTACCCCGAAGTGCTGGAGCAGATCCACGTCGTCACCGGCGATGGCCGGCGGGTGCCGCTGGCGGCCTTCGCCCATTACGAGCGCAGCCTGGAGGAAGATCGGGTCAGCCACGATGGGCAGTTCGCCGCCGAGAACATCGACTTCGACCTGGCCCCCGGCGTCAGCCTCGACCAGGCGACGCTGGCCATCGAACGCGCGGTAGCGGCCATCGGACTGCCGAGCGAGGTGCAGGGGCGGCTCGGCGGCACCGGCAGCGCGTTCCAGACGACCCAGGAAGGCCAGCCGCTGATGATTCTCGGCGCCTTGCTGCTGGTCTACATCGTGCTGGGCATCCTCTACGAAAGCTACATCCATCCGCTGACCATCCTCTCCACCTTGCCCTCGGCCGGGGTAGGCGCCTTGCTGGCGATCATCCTTACCGGCGACCAGTTCAGCCTGATTTCGCTGCTCGGGCTGTTCCTGCTGATCGGGGTGGTGAAGAAGAACGCGATCCTGATGATCGACCTGGCGTTGCAGTTCGAGCGCCAGGACAAGCTGTCGCCCGCCGATTCGATCCATCGCGCCTGTCTGCTGCGGTTCCGACCGATCCTGATGACCACCATGGCGGCGATCCTCGGTGCGTTGCCGCTGCTGCTCGGCGGTGCGGAAGGGGCCGAGATGCGCCAGCCGCTGGGTCTGACCATCATTGGCGGTCTGCTGCTGAGCCAGATCCTCACGCTCTACACCACGCCGGTGGTCTATCTGTACTTGGATCGTCTGCGCCACCGTTTCAACAGCTGGCGCGGTGTACGCACCGATGCCGCCCTGGAAAACTCGCTATGA